The DNA window TTCAAGTTACAAAACAAAGCTGGGAGGGTCTTCATTTTGTTGCAGCGGAGGTTGAGCTCGACAAGGTTAATCAATTCGCCAAATGATTGGGGAAGGTTTATGAGCTGGTTGGAAGAAAGATTTAGCTTTGTTAAGGCCTTGAGAGCCACAATTGTTGTTGGAAGAGCCATGATTCTGTTTTCGGATAGGTCTATTTCAGTGACATGAGATAGTTTCCCAATTGAAAGGGGTAACCATTCCATTTGTTCCTCCAATTTCCCTTTAAGCTCAAGCTTTGTGTCTCCATTTTTAGCACAAGTTTCAATAACAGTAGCGACTTTCATGATACTTAATTTCTCAGAGCTTCCAGTGCCTATTATTACCAAAACAAAGGATGAAAAATGATAGCAAACCGGCCTTCAGAACTCAGAAAGATGGAACACAAATTCCCAAACATGTAATCAACCTATCATAATTAATTCCTAAAAATCAAAGTCAAACCATAGCCTTCAAGTTCTTAAGCGACCTAATAACAACTTAAAGCACCAATCAAATTCAAGATTATCACTTGTTTCTCTATTGATACCAAAAATCGTCGATATACTGTTAGATTACAATTTTACAACATTACCCAATCATACACGCAACTAAGTTCGTGACACAAATCAAGCACTTTTATCATCGACATGGGAATATTGAATAACCATATACAGAATTTACCAAAAAAGACGTTAAACGATCATGCTTAGATGTATAACAAAATCAACCCGTGTGTAAAATACATGTTagaaatatacattaaaaataacataaattatacatttatttatacagatatatatgaatttttggTATGCATATAGCATTTTTGTACGCCAAATAGTTCAGTTAAAGAAGTAAAATGGAGCTAACCTTGAGAGAACAACTTCTTCGCCGATGAACTCTTCTTCAAAACATTCTTTCGTGCCCCTtcatcctcctcttcctcttcctcttccgcTTCCTCTATCTTCTTCATCACCACCAACCTCTCACCAGCAACCTCATCAATCTCAGTGCCAACACCGTCGCCGCCGCCGCCACCGCCGGAGACCAACTCAGACGCCCTCTGAATAAGGTCACCGAAGTTTTGAAACATCTTCTCCATGTCAATAACATGAAGCGCCTCTTTCCTCTGCTGGTGGCTCTGGAAAACCACCACGCTCTTCTTGAGATCCTTCAGAACAGAGAACAGGTCATCAGGGATGCCACGTGGCGGCTGTTGCTCCGAGATTTCGTTGAGCTTCGATTGCTCCTCGCTGTTCACGGTTTCCAAGGCTGACGTGGCAGCTTCAAGTTCCTCTATGGAAGGTCGAGGTGGCAGTGACCGGTAGATTCGGGTGATCTCTTCAACTGTTTCAAGAAACTCACGAGAACGTGGTGGTTGTGGACGATTTTTATCACTGACACGTTCCATGGTTAAGGGGCAAAGGCAGAAGAAGTTGAACAAGAAGAATAAGAGTTTGCAAACTCAACGAGGCATGGCTTGGGGCGAAAGAAACAAAggctaaaataaataaataaataaataaataagcgAAGGAaacaaatgattttttttaaaaaaaatagaattgaggtttaaatttaaaatttttagatgaaaatgTTAAGATTATGcgatttgaattataatttattagcacaaataaaaaattttttgtcaattaatgagtatatatttttatgcaaaaaacaATTCTTTCggtatcttttaaaaattaggaaataattttatcataaattattatatgataaatttaattatcttatAAAACAGgaagaatagaaaatagaaaggaaTTAGAGATTAGAGAGAATTAAGAAAATGATTCATTAggttaaagaaaaattaaaaaaaatttataagagtgaaattttaaataaaaaaattatacaaattattaattcttattatttgtttttctattatttttatttatagtaaATCGTACTGACTAATAAAATGATTTTAATTAGGCTTTGGACTCATCTTTAGAATACGTTTTTATATCGAGTTATTAAGGAtaaatttctcaaaaataactcaaactatttgttatacattattattattaagtttttttattggatatagtaatattttatctttatataattaaaaaatatttttttacgaaAGGTTAATAATAGTATGTcttattgtaataaaaaatatttttattacgtTTTATATCATTAtcataatagtataaaatactaaaatattcaAATAGTTGTGTGTTTCACATTAAAATCATCTATATGTAACAAAAATTAGCCTCCACTTTTATTcgttgtattatttttttaacaaaaacttTGTCTTTAAAGTTGTGAAAAAACTGAAAATTCTATTACAATTAATAAGAATAACaattaatcaaaaaataaatattttttattgttttttagtttttcacGACATCCACCAACTCTATAAGTTAAGGACTAATCGTCGTAGTACTGTGCTTTATTTAAGAGTTTGTGTTTggtcaataaattattacatgTAGAAAGTAACATTTAAATTTCTGACACTTGCTTAAACAAATTAGTTAACTAACCGACAAACAACcttcaatcaaaatttaatttttggttgtcacaagttcaacccaataaaaataaccgagaTTATTAGTCCCGGGTCGTTCTCTCTAAGAATTACAAtcgagtgctcaattattggttatgagtttcaCGGGGTTGGGTtgataaaacaagaaattaaatgacaagaaagtaaagcaAACAACTAAGGATAACAAATACTAAAGaggcattcatggcaaggattgagaatcaaggctttctatcctagtcattaatcatAACACAATAATTACCAAGAGCTAGAGCCTATTACGTTATCTTCACATCAGAAGAAAGTCAAATATGCCTAGTTAATCCTCGTCCATAAGTAATGTTAATGGAAATAAGAtcaactaacaactctagatcaccaacataagttgggtattaatgactcaagattgcctaatttctctttccaagccaagaatgctcaaaatctactctaaagtccaaccaaacattttgtcaaacacttagaaggcataaaaggaaaacatgataaattgaaaaaataataaaatctactactaccaaatataaaaaaaataacaatgatGACTCAagcaagcaagaaaagaacataaaatatcaaattgcattaaatgaaatttaaagtaacaagagtgttcataaactaaaaagtggctcaaatgagaaattaacaagaagaaataagagaataaagatgtaataacaagaaattacaaggaaaactaaataaaaacaagaaataaaacctaaatctaagaaaGTTTGACCTAAttctaccctaattctagagaaaagatggagcttctctctctaaaaaactaccctaaaatatgGTCCTAAGCTAcactaattgctcccccttgtTTCCTCTTGAATTTTGCATCAAATAgcctcagaaatgagttggatttagACCTGGATGGCTcagaaatcgtccccagcgtattcactttaatgaggtcatgtgACTAGTGTGATGCGTATGTATGGGTGACGTGTGCGTGTCGTTGGCAAAATTCTCTCTCACGCGTACACAGTACGCGTGAATGATGCGCGTGCGCGGCCTTAAATGCAgcaaatcctcatttcttcatgaattctccactttgcatgctttcctctatatttcttcaatccaatctttgccttctaaacctgatatcacttaacaaacatatcaagataTCGAGTGGAATTAacgtgaattagatttagctattttaaggcctaaaaagcatgttttcactcttaagcacaaatttaggTAGGATTACAAaacatgctatttcattgaataaatgtgagataagttgataaaatctaccAAATTCAagacaagataaaccacaaaattggggtttatcaaacctccccacacttaaaccaagcatgtcctcatgctaaactcaagaaagaGACAAGGTGTattaacatttattcaatgcaaactacTCATATGCACTctatctaaatgcaatctatctaaatgcatgcaactatttagtcaaaataaatcaattcccaagaaagcATGTATGAACATAAGGGCTAAAGCAATAGCGATTAATCaaacccacaattgaattgagttattgaaaTGAATTCACAAACTTGTAAGAAAAGCGATGATAACCGGTGGAGACATAGAatttgagcaatcgaaccctcatcgaatgtgtatccgctcttgtcgctcaagtgtatagggttgattcactcaattctcctctaatcatgctttctaagatttgtttttcatctaacaatcaacaattatttaatgtatgcatacatgtatcatgaggacttattcaTAGGTTAGTAATGGGGTTACgtcaaggtaaggatgcatatggtcaagtgagcttgaaatttgaatctttgattaacctaagctctcacctaacacatataacaacctataaaattcaaatgcaaaccTAGCTACCTAtaattctcactttttcacacattcatgtattatcttttttatcacaacacatatgcattgtttATTATTGAACTTtcttttggggcattttgtcccctttttattgcttttctttttctttttctatattttttctttttatttttcttttgtttttctctttttcttttgatgaatTATATACAAAGGTACCAATGCATATAATTTAAAcatttaatgcatgagtatgtacccaattcccaaaatcttccacaaaatacaaaaatttacacTTTTATCTCACCTAATGTTCCCCAAATtttccacacttgaatgataaacacactcactagcctaaactaatcaaagatctaaattaaggacatttattatttttcactttaaggctagtaatgtgctaaaattaagaacaaaaggggattaaaataggctcaaagttggctaacaatggttgataaaagggtaagtgagctaatgaaataaaggcctcaatcatataaatgcattcatacacaaaataatggacataaagaatcaaacaaatcaaagattacaatcatagaaagagaataatacacacaagaataaacatagtggttatatgatgtaaccacacaattaggctaaaaactcacatgcttatgcgttcttagctcaaaaacatgttccacactatataattcaagcaagttcaatgaaaaatttttactcaaatcaattgggggTGCCCTATAAATAAATTACTtggaaaatttcattatttttactaagcttattatatatatgcaaaggaatgcaactaaaaattctaaaagacctagataataaaagaaaaataaaatgtgaaagtgttagaattagaaatttgtcacccaaaaacggccgatcggtcgaacgacctccctgatgaaccactattttatgacttATTTTGGATCAAATCGAGTGGATTCTATCAACTTTACTCACACTTATCCGTATAATTTGCATATTTTTAAGTTTCCTTCCGAATTtttgctatgattgaaaacatgcttcttagacattaaaattgcaaatttttaatcctctgTCATTATCATTTGATGCCatgatatgtgcgttaagtgattACAAGATTTATAGAGTAGGAATAGCACAgaggatgaagaggaagcatgctaaagtggaaggaacacaagaatttGAAGATTTGAGAAGGTGGAACTGACTCGCGCGCATGGCTGAAGTGTACGCGTGATCAAGCCATCTtccaagcgacgcgtacgcatgactgatATGTACGTGTGACCAGGAGCGTCGTCcactgacacgtacgcgtgagtgATGTGCATGCGTGGCCTGTGTAGAGCCCACCGACGTGTACGCGtagctgacgcgtacgcgtgatgagTGTCACGTGCTACAATTAAAGGAATACACTgagggcgatttctgggctgattttggcccagtttcaagcctgAAGATGAAGACAATACACTGGGAATGGAGCTGAGACAGACTACACTTCACTTTAGCTTTAGTTTTTACAATTAGTTTGAATTCTAGTGAGAGAAACTCCTACTTCTCTCTAAGGTATTAGTTTT is part of the Arachis duranensis cultivar V14167 chromosome 1, aradu.V14167.gnm2.J7QH, whole genome shotgun sequence genome and encodes:
- the LOC107483120 gene encoding plant intracellular Ras-group-related LRR protein 5; protein product: MERVSDKNRPQPPRSREFLETVEEITRIYRSLPPRPSIEELEAATSALETVNSEEQSKLNEISEQQPPRGIPDDLFSVLKDLKKSVVVFQSHQQRKEALHVIDMEKMFQNFGDLIQRASELVSGGGGGGDGVGTEIDEVAGERLVVMKKIEEAEEEEEEEDEGARKNVLKKSSSAKKLFSQGTGSSEKLSIMKVATVIETCAKNGDTKLELKGKLEEQMEWLPLSIGKLSHVTEIDLSENRIMALPTTIVALKALTKLNLSSNQLINLPQSFGELINLVELNLRCNKMKTLPALFCNLKNLADLDLSLNEFTVLPETIGGLSSLRRLNVETNELEELPYTIGNCSMLSILNLDFNQLKALPEAIGKLESLEILTLHYNRVKRLPSTIGNLMNLKELDVSFNELEFIPENLCLVVNLRKLNVGKNFADLRALPETIGNLEKLEELEISDDQIRALPESFRLLSNLRVFRADETPLVVPPREVIKLGAQEVVQYMANFVAERDAKFVSSKNKNRRKSIRFWLCFGF